In a single window of the Necator americanus strain Aroian chromosome X, whole genome shotgun sequence genome:
- a CDS encoding hypothetical protein (NECATOR_CHRX.G23184.T1), with product MENDLKEELNRRMRAAWAAFAAVREATDQLTDQDLRAHLFHSTVLPALYYAAETWADTAATSRKPPTIHRALERCLLKFNRRTQHLADLRSSDLRGMSRLRDLAEHVSKAKHRWAGHIMRRIDDRWTKRTLEWIPRDAKRPRGRPPTR from the coding sequence atggaaaacgacttaaaggaagaactgaatagaagaatgagagcagcatgggcagcattcgcagccgtcagagaagctacggaccaactgacggaccaagatcttcgtgcccatctgttccaCTCGACAGTTCTCCCAGCGCTCtattacgcagcggagacgtgggcagacaccgctgccacgtctaggaagccaCCTACTatccacagagcccttgagagatgtcttctgaagtttaaccggcgcacacaacacctagccgatcttcgcagctccgacttaagaggaatgtctcgTCTTCGCGACCTAGCGGAACATGtgtcgaaagcaaaacatagatgggccggtcacatcatgaggagaatcgacgataggtggactaaaagaacgctagagtggatcccaagagatgctaaacggcctcgagggagaccgccaacgagatga
- a CDS encoding hypothetical protein (NECATOR_CHRX.G23183.T1) codes for MKPGTAPGPNFISADFLRAGGHPLHVILAAHMTSYLQKERIPDQWKTLRTVLIHKKGNREDLRNYRPICLLSVLYKVFTKIILKRISRTLDEAQPQEQARFRQRFSCLDHIQTVSRVIEICRE; via the coding sequence atgaaacctggcacagctcCCGGACctaattttatatcagcagactttcttcgggctggtggccatccgcttcatgtaatcttagcagcgcacatgacatcctaccttcagaaagaaaggatcccagaccagtggaagaccttgcgaaccgttcttatccataagaaaggtaaCCGAGAGGACCtccggaactaccgtccgatatgcctgcttagcgtgttatacaaagtattcaccaagatcatcctcaagcgcatatctaggacgctggatgaagcccagcctcaagaacaagctagATTCCGCCagaggttcagctgcttggaccacattcAAACCGtttcgagggtcatagagatTTGTCGGGAATAG
- a CDS encoding hypothetical protein (NECATOR_CHRX.G23186.T1), translating into MVLSSAATVTVDHPKIQSCLGLTYVNRPVPTLKRNHRRHQLSLQGSTILTPEEQRQQKMSTLKLQLAYVLRRNIPQLSIRDSRAVWGVAFNSGYRPVLLSIKIPFHKRNRPLPHQPKIDMADLKDEECRMKFRQRVSIHVGVRTRKKICDADSFTKCVQDAAKETLPVQMPRKKFVFDLRKQNPGTILYVPRAALVTSTRKLGT; encoded by the coding sequence atggtattatctaGCGCAGCGACGGTGACCGTTGATCATCCGAAAATCCAGAGCTGTTTGGGGCtgacttatgtgaacagaccGGTCCCCACGTtaaagaggaatcatcgacgccatcagctatCGTTGCAAGGATCAACCATTTTAACACCTGAAGAACAGCGCCAGCAGAAGATGAGtactctcaaacttcagctcgcaTACGTTCTGAGGAGGAACATCCCTCAGTTGAGCATCCGAGACTCCAGAGCTGTTTGGGGCGTTGCTTTCAACTCTGGctaccgtccagttcttctcagcattAAGATACCGTTTCACAAAAGGAACCGACCACTACCTCaccaaccgaaaatcgacatggcagatctgaaagacgaagaatgcagaatgaaattccgccaacgtgtgtctattcatgttggagtacggactaGGAAGAAGAtttgcgatgcggattcctttacaaagtgcgttcaggacgctgcaaaggaaactCTCCCTGTTCaaatgccgcggaagaagtttgtctttgacctgcggaaacaaaatccaggtacaattctgtatgtgccgCGCGCAGCACtcgtgacttcaaccaggaagtTAGGAACCTAG
- a CDS encoding hypothetical protein (NECATOR_CHRX.G23186.T2) yields the protein MSTLKLQLAYVLRRNIPQLSIRDSRAVWGVAFNSGYRPVLLSIKIPFHKRNRPLPHQPKIDMADLKDEECRMKFRQRVSIHVGVRTRKKICDADSFTKCVQDAAKETLPVQMPRKKFVFDLRKQNPGTILYVPRAALVTSTRKLGT from the coding sequence ATGAGtactctcaaacttcagctcgcaTACGTTCTGAGGAGGAACATCCCTCAGTTGAGCATCCGAGACTCCAGAGCTGTTTGGGGCGTTGCTTTCAACTCTGGctaccgtccagttcttctcagcattAAGATACCGTTTCACAAAAGGAACCGACCACTACCTCaccaaccgaaaatcgacatggcagatctgaaagacgaagaatgcagaatgaaattccgccaacgtgtgtctattcatgttggagtacggactaGGAAGAAGAtttgcgatgcggattcctttacaaagtgcgttcaggacgctgcaaaggaaactCTCCCTGTTCaaatgccgcggaagaagtttgtctttgacctgcggaaacaaaatccaggtacaattctgtatgtgccgCGCGCAGCACtcgtgacttcaaccaggaagtTAGGAACCTAG
- a CDS encoding hypothetical protein (NECATOR_CHRX.G23187.T1), with protein sequence MCKVLERIILDRLIKHRGETECDEQAGFRLGRSTIDQVFIVRRVIKIWERYSKPMQLAFLDVEAAFDSPHQGRLLNALRADGVPGKFVGLLDDKNQRCSSNTSRIYNTIRVGNWRKTRSIGRTLPVQLRYRRHYAKNSRSVSSRYRFNTCRHAMQANVDLFETLKWN encoded by the coding sequence atgtgcAAGGTTCTAGAACGGATTATCCTAGACCGACTTATCAAGCATCGCGGAGAAACAGAgtgcgacgagcaagctggctttcgtcttggccgatctacgattgaccaggtgttcatcgtcaggagagtgatcaaAATCTGGGAGCGGTACTCGAAGCCGATGCAATTAGCCTTTCTGGAcgttgaagccgctttcgactctcctcatcaaggccgtcttctcaacgcgctccgcgccgatggtgtaccaggaaagttcgttggcttgcttgatgacaagAATCAACGCTGCAGTTCAAACACCAGCCGGATATACAACACCATTCGAGTTGGTAACTGGAGGAAGACGAGGAGCattggcaggacccttcctgttcagcttcgctatcgacgacattatgcaaagaacagtcgatcagtgtcCTCTAGATATCGTTTTAATACATGCAGGCATGCAATGCAAGCaaatgtggatctcttcgagaccttgAAGTGGAATTaa
- a CDS encoding hypothetical protein (NECATOR_CHRX.G23185.T1): MKNDYKKPVEEFGSTSSRCAFVRLRDRRGRKLWIASAYAPTETSEDNSKDAFYDELNALMSKIPSQQAINVAIDVNAMMRLEQQSDVLGKWYYLAQRR, encoded by the coding sequence ATGaagaacgattacaagaaaccggtggaggaatttggctcaacgtcgtctagatgcgccttcgtacgattgcgggatcgcagaggacgtaaactctggatcgcaAGTGCttacgcacctacggaaacctctgaggacaacagtaaggacgccttctatgatgaactcaatgcgttgatgtctaaaataccaagccagcaggcaATTAATGTCGCAATCGACGTAAATGCGATGATgcgactcgaacagcaatccgatgtgctaggaaaatggtattatctaGCGCAGCGACGGTGA
- a CDS encoding hypothetical protein (NECATOR_CHRX.G23182.T1), translating into MSQIGSLIHMDWATTCAYTVPQYPAHWALPSQTSDGMATGERRSNLRLLRTSLILDQDTDLHAPLGTAECIKFHVIALQETEKVSSRNVGGVGFVVHPSVIRLVDSHEILSPRLAILRLYPLRQKPLSIINCHSPTLAADESELDAFYK; encoded by the exons atgtcgcaaattggctccctgatccatatggattgggcgacgacctgtg catatacagtgcctcagtaccctgcacactgggccctgccgtctcagacgtcggacggtatggcgactgGTGAGAGGCggtcaaatctcaggttgctcaggacgtcattgattctggaccaag acactgacctgcatgcccctCTCGGAACTGCAGAgtgtatcaaatttcacgtgattgctctgcaggaaaCCGAGAAGGTttcgtcgcgaaatgtaggcggtgttggttttgttgtgcacccatctgtcatccgtcttgtcgattctcacgagatcctgtcacctcgtctggccattcttcgcctctaccctctgcgccaaaaacccctcagtatcatcaactgccaCTCACCAACATTAGCAGCTGATGagtccgaattggacgcgttttacaagtag